One genomic region from Salvia hispanica cultivar TCC Black 2014 chromosome 2, UniMelb_Shisp_WGS_1.0, whole genome shotgun sequence encodes:
- the LOC125203558 gene encoding aspartic proteinase Asp1-like isoform X2 gives MHRELYLKALVLCLLTWIAVAAFQPHILKSGRGFRSSLIFSLSGNVYPKGYYHVTMNVGQPPKQYFLDIDTGSDLTWLQCDAPCTKCTPAPHSLYKPKRNLITCIDPVCISLHGPGNHNCQSPEEQCDYEVDYADHGSSLGVMVKDSFPLRFTNGTIVAPKLAFGCGYNQEVQDTAHLPYTDGVLGLGLGKSSILAQLRNMGLIQNVVGHCLSREGGGFLFFGDDFLPNSGIVWTPLLSQSKYYALGPANLQIGGQATNIKGLPIVFDSGSTYTYFSSPAYNALVSLIKGNLNGKQLKDAVEDKSLPICWKGAKPFKSVLDAANHFKPLGLSFTNAKNVQLHLAPESYLVVTEQGNVCLGILNGGEVGLENLNVIGDIFLQDKLVIYDNERQQVGWAPANCNKLPNVDRGDLDQRYAAPVFGALRDICPARLRFWTR, from the exons ATGCATAGAGAGTTGTACCTCAAAGCATTGGTGTTGTGCCTTCTCACATGGATTGCAGTTGCAGCATTCCAGCCTCACATCTTGAAATCCGGCAGAGGCTTCCGCTCCTCTCTGATTTTCTCCCTCTCCGGAAATGTTTATCCGAAAGG GTACTATCATGTAACAATGAATGTAGGGCAGCCTCCGAAGCAGTACTTTCTTGATATCGATACTGGCAGCGATCTCACATGGCTTCAGTGTGATGCACCTTGCACGAAATGCACCCCG GCTCCTCACAGTCTTTACAAACCCAAACGGAACCTCATCACGTGCATTGACCCTGTGTGTATCTCGCTCCATGGACCGGGGAACCATAATTGTCAATCACCGGAGGAGCAGTGTGATTACGAGGTGGATTATGCCGACCATGGTTCATCTTTGGGCGTGATGGTTAAGGACTCGTTTCCGCTTAGGTTTACCAATGGCACAATTGTTGCTCCAAAGCTGGCATTTGG ATGTGGATATAACCAAGAAGTGCAAGACACGGCCCATCTGCCTTACACGGATGGAGTCCTCGGACTAGGCCTTGGCAAATCAAGCATCCTAGCTCAGCTACGGAACATGGGTTTGATACAAAATGTCGTTGGTCACTGTCTAAGCCGAGAGGGTGGAGGGTTTCTCTTCTTTGGAGATGACTTTCTCCCTAATTCGGGGATCGTTTGGACACCACTATTGAGCCAATC GAAATACTACGCCTTAGGACCGGCCAACCTCCAGATTGGTGGTCAAGCTACTAATATTAAGGGCCTTCCCATAGTTTTCGATAGTGGAAGTACTTACACGTACTTCAGCTCTCCAGCATACAACGCTCTCGTTTCTTTG ATAAAAGGCAACTTAAACGGAAAGCAGCTGAAAGACGCAGTCGAGGATAAAAGCCTTCCCATCTGTTGGAAAGGCGCTAAGCCCTTCAAGTCGGTTCTTGATGCTGCTAACCACTTCAAGCCTTTGGGTCTGAGCTTCACAAATGCCAAAAATGTTCAGCTTCATCTCGCCCCGGAATCTTACCTTGTTGTTACA GAACAAGGCAATGTCTGCTTAGGCATTCTCAACGGTGGAGAGGTCGGGTTAGAAAATCTGAACGTGATCGGAG ACATTTTCCTGCAAGACAAACTGGTGATCTACGACAACGAGAGGCAGCAAGTGGGATGGGCGCCTGCGAACTGCAACAAGCTTCCAAA CGTGGATCGTGGAGATCTCGATCAGCGTTATGCTGCTCCCGTTTTTGGTGCCTTGAGAGATATCTGCCCAGCGAGGCTCAGATTCTGGACGCGTTAG
- the LOC125203956 gene encoding replication factor C subunit 3: MAEVIDVMDVDDDNGNFNSAKPNLKGKNVVVSAAPPDTRATPWVEKYRPQSLDDVAAHRDIVETIDRLASGNRLPHLLLYGPPGTGKTSTVLAMARKLYGNKMQNMVLELNASDDRGIDVVRQQIQDFASTQSISFGGKSAVKLVLLDEADAMTKDAQFALRRVIEKYTKSNRFALICNNVNKIIPALQSRCTRFRFAPLDAVHVRDRLRHVIESEGLDVPENGMKALVQLSNGDMRKALNILQSTHMACQQITEEAVYLCTGNPLPKDIEQISHWLLNEPFTTSSQRISEMKTRKGLALVDIVREVTMFVFKIKMPPAVRIQLINDMADIEYRLSMACNDKLQLGSLIAAFTRARGSIVAAAT, translated from the exons ATGGCTGAGGTGATAGATGTCATGGATGTCGACGACGACAACGGCAATTTCAATTCCGCCAAGCCCAACCTCAAGGGCAAAAACGTCGTCGTTTCAGCTGCTCCACCGGACACCAGAGCCACCCCTTGGGTCGAGAAATATCGCCCCCAGTCTCTCGACGACGTCGCCGCCCACCGCGACATTGTTGAGACCA TTGATAGATTAGCATCTGGGAACAGATTGCCCCACCTACTGCTTTATGGACCGCCAGGGACAGGGAAGACTTCTACTGTTTTGGCAATGGCTCGGAAACTTTATGGAAACAAGATGCAAAACATGGTTCTGGAGCTGAATGCATCCGATGATCGTGGTATTGATGTTGTTAGGCAGCAGATTCAGGACTTTGCAAGCACACAGAGCATCTCTTTTGG GGGAAAGTCTGCCGTAAAATTGGTTCTACTGGATGAGGCAGATGCCATGACTAAGGATGCACAATTTGCTCTTCGTAGAG TGATCGAGAAATACACCAAAAGCAATAGATTTGCTTTGATCTGCAACaatgtcaataaaattattccaGCACTGCAATCAAGATGTACACGGTTCCGCTTTGCCCCCCTTGATGCTGTTCATGTCAGGGATAGGCTCAGACACGTAATTGAATCTGAAGG GCTTGATGTTCCAGAAAATGGTATGAAAGCTCTTGTACAGCTTAGCAATGGTGATATGAGGAAAGCCTTGAATATTTTACAG TCAACACATATGGCCTGTCAGCAAATCACAGAAGAAGCTGTCTACTTGTGTACTGGGAACCCTTTGCCCAAAGACATCGAGCAGATATCCCATTGGCTCCTGAATGAGCCCTTCACAACTAGCAGCCAAA GAATATCTGAGATGAAGACAAGAAAAGGGTTGGCTCTGGTTGATATCGTGAGAGAAGTTACCAT GTTTGTTTTTAAGATCAAGATGCCACCAGCTGTCCGCATTCAACTTATTAACGATATGGCTGATATCGA ATATAGGTTGAGCATGGCATGCAATGACAAGCTGCAGCTGGGGTCATTAATTGCTGCTTTTACACGAGCCAGAGGTTCGATAGTTGCTGCTGCAACATAA
- the LOC125207175 gene encoding NAC domain-containing protein 2-like — MAAADLQLPPGFRFHPTDEELVMHYLIRRCASQPISVPIVAEIDLYKHDPWELPGLALYGEKEWYFFSPRDRKYPNGSRPNRAAGSGYWKATGADKPIGHPKSVGIKKALVFYSGKAPRGEKTNWIMHEYRLADVDRSARKKNNSLRLDDWVLCRIYNKKGAIERRQQQQQQQGSVISRNMPKPEDDDDDQKPPILKAVPEATPVVYDDFMYLDASDSMPRLHTDSSGSEHVLSPEVESAPKLAEWERDFPFGFGLIGSGFQEGNYQMEAMQEVFAPYMSKPF, encoded by the exons ATGGCCGCCGCCGATCTGCAATTACCGCCGGGATTCCGCTTCCACCCTACCGACGAAGAGCTCGTGATGCACTACCTGATCCGGAGATGCGCTTCTCAGCCGATCTCCGTTCCGATCGTCGCCGAAATCGACCTCTACAAGCACGATCCATGGGAATTACCAG GTTTGGCTCTGTACGGCGAGAAGGAGTGGTATTTCTTCTCGCCGCGGGACCGGAAGTACCCCAACGGCTCCCGGCCAAATCGCGCCGCCGGAAGCGGTTACTGGAAGGCCACCGGGGCTGACAAGCCGATCGGTCACCCGAAATCCGTCGGAATTAAGAAGGCGCTGGTGTTTTACTCCGGCAAGGCGCCGAGAGGCGAGAAGACCAATTGGATTATGCACGAGTATCGCCTCGCCGACGTCGACCGCTCCGCTCGGAAGAAGAACAACAGCCTTAGG CTGGATGATTGGGTGCTGTGCCGAATCTACAACAAAAAGGGGGCGATCGAGCGGCgccagcagcagcagcagcagcagggGAGCGTGATCAGCCGGAATATGCCGAAGCCGGAGGACGACGACGACGATCAGAAGCCACCGATTCTGAAGGCGGTGCCGGAGGCGACGCCGGTGGTGTACGACGACTTCATGTACCTGGACGCTTCCGACTCGATGCCGCGGCTGCACACGGACTCGAGCGGCTCGGAGCACGTGCTGTCGCCGGAGGTGGAGAGCGCGCCGAAGCTGGCGGAGTGGGAGAGGGATTTCCCGTTCGGGTTCGGGCTGATCGGGTCGGGGTTTCAGGAGGGGAATTATCAGATGGAGGCGATGCAGGAGGTGTTCGCGCCGTATATGAGCAAGCCGTTTTGA
- the LOC125206588 gene encoding protein CELLULOSE SYNTHASE INTERACTIVE 3 gives MKSLDAGGVDLIVNLLHSDNPTSQSNAASLLARLVLAFPDSIPKIVDSGVIQVLLCLLSEQKDVSVRASAAEALESLSLKSEKAKQAIIDSQGMQILIGGVVAPSKEGVQGEWGQALQKHSAFALANISGGMSALIIHLAELSHSPRLAAPVPDILGSLAYVLMVFKTSHDEEPFKLTKVEGILVALLKPRDNKLVQDRILEAMAGLYGNPHLSTAINESDAKRVLVGLITMATGDAQEYLILSLVQLSTEEVTVWDALGRRDGIQILISALGLSSEQHQEYAVEMLAILTEQVDDSKWAITAAGGIPPLVQLVESGSVKAREVATNILANLGSHSEDVRACVVSSGAIPAFVWLLKHGGAKAQEAAADALIKLVQDADPATINQLSVLLYGDPPSSKVHVIKVLGHILGVASCDDLVDQGGAANTGLRSLVQILNSSNEKTQEYTASVLADLFNHRQDICDSLATDEVINPCIQLLTSNAQGTGTQGIATQGIATQGIATQSARALGALSRPTKSTNKMSYMVHGDVKPLIELAKTSSVDSAETAMDPLANLLSDPKVAAEALAEDVVSAITKVLEEGSLEGKKNASRALSQLLRHFPVGDVLTGGGQCRFAVLALVESLNAMDTGSSDAADVLEAVSLLSRMKQVRNSSYSPWYALSEVPSGLEPLVRCLCEGQVKMQDKAIEILSRLSGEQPIRLGDLLLSYSRSIGALANRVVKSRSLEVTVGGTALLICAIKLHKARSMDILDRSGCMKSLIYALVDMVKQNSSPYSPELEIKTSRTYRDRSAFRAGDEFYVPDPGTVLGGTVALWLLCLISSSHSENKSTVMEAGGLEILLDKLARHTNNELAEFEDSEGTWIGTALAAVLFQDYKIVSSPMTMHFVHSLAALLKSDEVTERFFAAQAFASIAFHRDKGINLAIANSGAVAGLVTLIGHSESDMPNLIALSEEFSLAKNPDLVVLDNLFQIDEVKSGSVARKTIPLLVDLLKPMPDRSGAPSSTVRLLIQIADGNDTNKQLMAEAGVLDALNKYLSLSPQDLVEATISELLRILFTNHDLIRYGAAISCMNQLIAVLHLGSRNARLSAARALIELFYADNIRDNELSIQAIQPLAAMLDAHSESEQEAALCALIKLTSDSNTKTSMLAEVEGNPVHSLSSILFSGSTLKLKCDAAELCRVLFGNSKFREIRIASECSEPLILLMQSESEKAVEAAVCAFERLLDDERLLEIKSRHDFISMLVALVSGSNYRLIEASISALIKLGKDRTPRKLDMVNAGIIDKCLELLPTASSSLCALIAELFRILTNSSVISKSSVALKIVEPLFTVLLRKDFGLWGHHSALQALVNILEKPHSLSALKLSPSQVIEPLTSFLESPSQAIQQLGAELLSHLLAQEHFKKDITTRNAIAPLVHLAGLGIFNIQKTAIKALESISFSWPKAVYEAGGIVEISKVLVQNNPLPPVDLWESAAVVLSNILRSDSGYYLRVPADALVKMLYSTAENTIKAALNALIVQEKTDASSAELMAEAGAIDALLDLLRSHRCEELAARLLEALFNNTRIRESKASKYSIAPLSQYLLDPQTKSQTGKLLAALALGDLSQHEGLARASVSVSACRALVSLLEDQPTEEMKMVSVCALQNFVVRSRSNRKAVAEAGGVLVIQELVMSPDPELAGQASMLIKFLFSNHTLQEYVSPELIRSLTAALERELWSAATVNEEVLRTILVLFSNFQKLHISEAATLCIPHLVTALRSGSETAQDITLTTLCLLKHSWSTMPLDVSKSQAMVTAEAIPILQKLMKCCPASFPERVESLLSSLPGCLTVTINRANNLRQVLGGTNAFCRLTIGHGPPRRTKVVNHSTSPEWKEAFTWAFDVPPKGQKLHIVCRNKSTFGKSTLGKITIQIDKIVNEGLHSGVFNLSHHDKDGCVKEGTERTLELEVTWSHRVE, from the exons ATGAAAAGTCTTGATGCTGGTGGAGTGGATTTGATTGTCAACCTTCTACATTCCGATAATCCTACTTCTCAGTCCAATGCCGCCTCTCTCCTAGCACGCCTGGTGTTGGCTTTCCCAGATAGCATACCAAAGATAGTTGATTCTGGGGTAATCCAAGTTTTGCTCTGCCTGCTAAGTGAACAGAAAGATGTTTCTGTAAGAGCCAGTGCTGCTGAAGCATTAGAGTCCCTTTCTTTGAAATCAGAGAAAGCTAAGCAGGCTATTATTGATTCACAAGGTATGCAAATACTAATTGGTGGTGTAGTTGCTCCTTCCAAAGAAGGTGTGCAAGGAGAGTGGGGGCAGGCTCTTCAGAAGCACTCAGCATTTGCTTTAGCAAACATCTCTGGGGGTATGTCGGCATTAATAATTCACCTTGCAGAACTTTCTCATTCACCAAGGTTAGCAGCTCCAGTTCCTGATATTCTAGGTTCACTTGCTTATGTGTTAATGGTTTTCAAGACGAGTCATGATGAAGAACCATTTAAGTTAACCAAGGTCGAAGGTATTTTAGTTGCGCTTTTGAAGCCTAGAGACAATAAGCTGGTACAGGACCGAATTCTTGAGGCAATGGCGGGTCTATATGGAAATCCTCATCTTTCAACTGCAATCAATGAGTCAGATGCTAAAAGGGTGCTTGTTGGGCTCATAACCATGGCTACTGGTGATGCtcaagaatatttaattttgtcgCTAGTACAATTATCTACTGAAGAGGTAACTGTGTGGGATGCCTTGGGAAGGAGAGATGGAATTCAGATACTGATTTCAGCCCTGGGTTTGTCCAGTGAACAGCACCAAGAGTATGCGGTTGAAATGCTTGCAATCCTGACTGAACAAGTGGATGACAGCAAGTGGGCAATCACAGCAGCTGGTGGAATTCCACCACTTGTGCAGTTAGTAGAATCTGGGTCTGTGAAGGCAAGAGAAGTTGCAACTAATATTTTGGCGAACTTGGGCTCTCACAGTGAAGATGTTCGAGCTTGTGTTGTAAGTTCTGGAGCTATCCCTGCATTTGTGTGGCTTTTAAAGCATGGTGGAGCAAAGGCGCAAGAAGCTGCGGCTGATGCCCTTATAAAGCTTGTTCAAGATGCTGATCCAGCCACAATCAACCAATTGTCAGTTCTGCTCTATGGGGACCCTCCAAGCTCTAAGGTCCACGTCATCAAAGTTTTAGGACATATACTTGGCGTAGCATCATGTGATGATCTTGTGGATCAGGGTGGTGCTGCTAACACAGGTTTGAGATCACTCGTTCAGATTCTAAATTCATCAAATGAGAAGACACAGGAGTACACAGCATCTGTTTTGGCAGATTTATTCAACCATAGGCAAGACATATGTGATAGCCTTGCAACAGATGAAGTTATTAATCCATGCATACAGCTTTTAACTAGCAATGCTCAAGGCACTGGAACTCAAGGTATTGCAACTCAAGGCATTGCAACTCAAGGCATTGCAACTCAGTCAGCTCGAGCATTGGGTGCTTTATCTCGACCTACAAAGTCTACAAATAAGATGTCTTATATGGTACATGGTGATGTGAAGCCATTAATCGAGTTAGCCAAAACATCATCAGTTGATTCTGCAGAAACTGCAATGGACCCTTTAGCTAATCTATTGTCAGATCCTAAGGTAGCTGCAGAAGCATTGGCCGAGGATGTTGTTTCAGCTATAACAAAAGTCTTAGAAGAAGGATCATTAGAGGGTAAGAAGAATGCTTCAAGAGCTCTTTCCCAATTATTGAGGCATTTTCCAGTTGGGGATGTACTTACTGGGGGTGGCCAATGCCGGTTTGCTGTTCTTGCACTTGTTGAATCGTTAAATGCAATGGATACGGGTAGCAGTGATGCTGCTGATGTGTTAGAGGCTGTTTCACTGTTGTCTCGGATGAAGCAGGTCCGCAACTCAAGTTACTCGCCGTGGTATGCCCTTTCTGAAGTTCCATCAGGCTTAGAGCCTCTGGTCCGTTGCTTGTGTGAGGGACAGGTCAAAATGCAAGATAAAGCAATAGAAATTTTGTCTAGACTTTCTGGGGAGCAACCAATTAGGCTAGGTGATTTATTGCTCTCATATTCTAGATCAATTGGTGCATTGGCCAATAGAGTAGTCAAATCGAGAAGTCTAGAAGTGACAGTTGGAGGAACAGCACTGCTAATATGTGCCATCAAGCTACATAAAGCTCGATCAATGGATATACTCGATAGATCTGGATGTATGAAATCTCTAATTTATGCATTAGTAGATATGGTCAAGCAAAATTCTTCTCCCTATTCTCCTGAGCTCGAAATTAAAACTTCGAGAACCTATAGGGATAGATCAGCTTTTCGGGCTGGAGATGAATTTTATGTGCCTGATCCTGGAACTGTATTGGGAGGTACTGTCGCCTTGTGGTTGCTCTGCTTAATTTCTTCATCTCATTCAGAGAACAAAAGTACTGTGATGGAAGCTGGGGGACTGGAAATCCTACTTGACAAGCTTGCAAGACACACTAATAATGAACTG GCTGAGTTTGAGGACTCAGAGGGAACATGGATAGGCACTGCTCTTGCAGCTGTACTATTCCAGGATTATAAAATTGTCTCATCTCCAATGACGATGCATTTTGTGCACTCACTTGCTGCCCTTTTGAAGTCAGACGAAGTGACTGAAAGGTTCTTTGCTGCTCAGGCATTTGCTAGTATTGCTTTCCACCGGGACAAAGGAATAAACCTTGCAATAGCCAACTCAGGTGCCGTAGCTGGGTTAGTGACCCTAATTGGGCACTCGGAATCCGATATGCCGAATCTCATAGCATTATCTGAAGAATTTTCTTTGGCAAAGAATCCTGACCTCGTTGTTCTGGATAATCTATTCCAAATTGATGAAGTAAAATCAGGTTCTGTTGCTCGGAAGACCATTCCATTGCTTGTTGATTTGCTGAAACCCATGCCAGATAGATCTGGGGCCCCTTCATCTACAGTTCGCCTTTTAATTCAGATTGCAGATGGAAATGATACCAATAAACAACTCATGGCCGAAGCTGGGGTTCTGGATGCTTTGAATAAATACCTATCTTTGAGCCCTCAAGACTTAGTAGAGGCAACTATATCTGAGTTATTAAGGATATTGTTTACCAATCACGATCTTATTCGATACGGGGCAGCAATTAGTTGCATGAATCAACTCATTGCTGTTCTCCATTTGGGATCAAGAAACGCTAGATTAAGTGCTGCTAGAGCCTTAATAGAACTCTTTTATGCTGATAATATAAGAGATAATGAATTATCAATACAAGCAATTCAGCCTTTGGCTGCCATGCTTGATGCTCATTCAGAAAGTGAACAAGAGGCTGCTTTATGTGCTTTAATTAAGTTGACTTCAGATAGCAACACAAAGACATCTATGCTGGCTGAAGTGGAAGGAAATCCTGTCCATAGTCTTAGCAGTATCCTCTTCTCTGGTTCtactttgaaattgaaatgtgATGCTGCAGAACTATGCCGTGTGCTTTTTGGTAATTCTAAATTCAGAGAAATCCGAATTGCCTCGGAATGCTCAGAACCCTTGATATTGCTGATGCAGTCTGAAAGTGAAAAGGCAGTGGAGGCTGCTGTTTGTGCTTTTGAGAGACTGTTGGATGATGAACGACTACTGGAAATCAAATCGAGACATGATTTTATTAGTATGCTTGTTGCTCTAGTTTCTGGCTCGAATTATCGTCTTATTGAAGCAAGCATCAGTGCGCTTATTAAATTGGGTAAAGACAGAACTCCACGAAAGTTGGATATGGTCAATGCTGGAATTATAGATAAATGCCTTGAGTTACTACCAACTGCTTCAAGTTCATTGTGTGCACTGATTGCAGAACTCTTCCGCATCTTGACAAACAGTAGCGTCATTTCAAAAAGCTCAGTAGCCTTAAAAATTGTGGAACCTCTGTTTACGGTGCTCCTTAGGAAAGATTTTGGACTGTGGGGACATCATAGTGCACTGCAAGCGCTTGTTAACATTCTGGAGAAACCACATAGTCTTTCGGCTTTGAAACTTAGTCCTAGTCAAGTCATTGAACCTCTAACCTCATTTCTTGAATCCCCATCTCAAGCTATCCAGCAGCTTGGTGCAGAGTTGCTGTCTCATCTTCTTGCACAAGAACATTTTAAGAAAGATATAACCACAAGAAACGCAATTGCTCCTCTTGTCCATCTTGCTGGACTTGGCAtatttaacatacaaaaaacTGCAATAAAGGCATTGGAAAGTATCTCTTTCAGTTGGCCTAAGGCAGTTTACGAAGCAGGTGGTATAGTTGAAATTTCCAAAGTCCTTGTTCAAAACAACCCTTTGCCCCCCGTGGATTTATGGGAATCTGCTGCCGTAGTACTCTCGAATATTCTTCGGTCTGATTCTGGATACTATCTCCGTGTTCCAGCTGATGCACTTGTGAAAATGTTGTACTCAACTGCAGAGAATACAATTAAGGCTGCACTAAACGCTCTCATTGTTCAAGAGAAGACAGATGCCTCGAGTGCTGAACTGATGGCTGAAGCCGGTGCTATAGATGCATTGTTGGACTTACTAAGGTCACACCGATGTGAAGAATTAGCAGCAAGGCTACTAGAAGCATTATTCAATAATACACGAATACGGGAATCAAAGGCTTCTAAATATTCGATCGCACCCCTATCTCAGTATTTGCTGGACCCtcaaacaaaatcacaaactGGTAAACTCCTCGCAGCTCTTGCACTTGGCGATCTCTCCCAACATGAAGGGCTTGCTAGAGCTAGTGTTTCTGTTTCGGCATGTCGGGCACTAGTAAGCCTGCTTGAAGATCAGCCAACTGAGGAAATGAAAATGGTGTCGGTTTGTGCATTACAAAACTTTGTTGTGCGGAGCAGATCCAATAGAAAAGCCGTTGCTGAAGCTGGTGGTGTTTTGGTGATTCAAGAACTGGTGATGTCCCCAGACCCAGAACTTGCTGGACAAGCGTCAATGCTCATCAAATTTCTCTTTTCAAACCACACCCTTCAAGAATATGTGTCGCCCGAACTTATAAGGTCATTGACAG CTGCTTTGGAGAGAGAACTGTGGTCTGCAGCCACTGTCAATGAAGAGGTGTTGAGAACAATACTTGTtctcttttcaaattttcaaaagctTCATATATCTGAAGCTGCAACACTGTGCATACCCCATTTGGTCACAGCACTGAGATCTGGGAGCGAGACTGCTCAGGATATAACGTTAACTACCTTGTGCTTGCTGAAACATTCATGGTCAACCATGCCACTAGACGTGTCAAAGTCACAGGCTATGGTCACAGCGGAAGCCATCCCTATTTTACAAAAGCTTATGAAATGTTGTCCAGCAAGTTTTCCTGAAAGAGTAGAAAGCTTATTGAGTAGCTTACCTGGTTGCTTAACAGTCACCATTAACCGAGCTAACAACTTGAGACAGGTTTTAGGAGGTACCAATGCTTTTTGCAGATTGACTATAGGCCATGGCCCTCCTAGGCGTACTAAG GTTGTGAACCATAGCACCTCACCGGAATGGAAAGAAGCATTTACGTGGGCCTTTGATGTGCCACCTAAGGGGCAAAAGTTGCACATTGTGTGCAGGAACAAAAGTACGTTTGGAAAG AGTACTCTCGGTAAGATCACAATTCAAATCGACAAAATCGTGAATGAAGGATTACACAGTGGCGTTTTCAACCTCAGCCACCATGACAAAGACGGATGTGTGAAGGAAGG CACTGAGCGAACACTTGAACTCGAGGTAACCTGGTCCCACAGGGTCGAGTAA
- the LOC125203558 gene encoding aspartic proteinase Asp1-like isoform X1: MHRELYLKALVLCLLTWIAVAAFQPHILKSGRGFRSSLIFSLSGNVYPKGYYHVTMNVGQPPKQYFLDIDTGSDLTWLQCDAPCTKCTPAPHSLYKPKRNLITCIDPVCISLHGPGNHNCQSPEEQCDYEVDYADHGSSLGVMVKDSFPLRFTNGTIVAPKLAFGCGYNQEVQDTAHLPYTDGVLGLGLGKSSILAQLRNMGLIQNVVGHCLSREGGGFLFFGDDFLPNSGIVWTPLLSQSKYYALGPANLQIGGQATNIKGLPIVFDSGSTYTYFSSPAYNALVSLIKGNLNGKQLKDAVEDKSLPICWKGAKPFKSVLDAANHFKPLGLSFTNAKNVQLHLAPESYLVVTEQGNVCLGILNGGEVGLENLNVIGDIFLQDKLVIYDNERQQVGWAPANCNKLPKSVDRGDLDQRYAAPVFGALRDICPARLRFWTR; this comes from the exons ATGCATAGAGAGTTGTACCTCAAAGCATTGGTGTTGTGCCTTCTCACATGGATTGCAGTTGCAGCATTCCAGCCTCACATCTTGAAATCCGGCAGAGGCTTCCGCTCCTCTCTGATTTTCTCCCTCTCCGGAAATGTTTATCCGAAAGG GTACTATCATGTAACAATGAATGTAGGGCAGCCTCCGAAGCAGTACTTTCTTGATATCGATACTGGCAGCGATCTCACATGGCTTCAGTGTGATGCACCTTGCACGAAATGCACCCCG GCTCCTCACAGTCTTTACAAACCCAAACGGAACCTCATCACGTGCATTGACCCTGTGTGTATCTCGCTCCATGGACCGGGGAACCATAATTGTCAATCACCGGAGGAGCAGTGTGATTACGAGGTGGATTATGCCGACCATGGTTCATCTTTGGGCGTGATGGTTAAGGACTCGTTTCCGCTTAGGTTTACCAATGGCACAATTGTTGCTCCAAAGCTGGCATTTGG ATGTGGATATAACCAAGAAGTGCAAGACACGGCCCATCTGCCTTACACGGATGGAGTCCTCGGACTAGGCCTTGGCAAATCAAGCATCCTAGCTCAGCTACGGAACATGGGTTTGATACAAAATGTCGTTGGTCACTGTCTAAGCCGAGAGGGTGGAGGGTTTCTCTTCTTTGGAGATGACTTTCTCCCTAATTCGGGGATCGTTTGGACACCACTATTGAGCCAATC GAAATACTACGCCTTAGGACCGGCCAACCTCCAGATTGGTGGTCAAGCTACTAATATTAAGGGCCTTCCCATAGTTTTCGATAGTGGAAGTACTTACACGTACTTCAGCTCTCCAGCATACAACGCTCTCGTTTCTTTG ATAAAAGGCAACTTAAACGGAAAGCAGCTGAAAGACGCAGTCGAGGATAAAAGCCTTCCCATCTGTTGGAAAGGCGCTAAGCCCTTCAAGTCGGTTCTTGATGCTGCTAACCACTTCAAGCCTTTGGGTCTGAGCTTCACAAATGCCAAAAATGTTCAGCTTCATCTCGCCCCGGAATCTTACCTTGTTGTTACA GAACAAGGCAATGTCTGCTTAGGCATTCTCAACGGTGGAGAGGTCGGGTTAGAAAATCTGAACGTGATCGGAG ACATTTTCCTGCAAGACAAACTGGTGATCTACGACAACGAGAGGCAGCAAGTGGGATGGGCGCCTGCGAACTGCAACAAGCTTCCAAAGTC CGTGGATCGTGGAGATCTCGATCAGCGTTATGCTGCTCCCGTTTTTGGTGCCTTGAGAGATATCTGCCCAGCGAGGCTCAGATTCTGGACGCGTTAG